A genomic stretch from Arthrobacter sp. KBS0702 includes:
- a CDS encoding GNAT family N-acetyltransferase: MGGSFAWPVTLECGDIVLRPIRYRDRKEWSELRARNEKWLAPWEASNPVPGGGLPDYRQMVRSLKAQAAQATALPFVIAAWTPGFKEPVIVGQLTVSSIVWGSAMMATLGYWVDQDRAGQGIAPTAVAMATDYCFRTLGLHRMEINIRPENRPSLRVVEKLGFRDEGYRPRFLHINGQWADHRSFALTAEEVPEGLLARWLENRPA; encoded by the coding sequence GTGGGGGGCAGCTTCGCCTGGCCGGTGACACTGGAGTGCGGCGACATTGTGCTGCGCCCGATCCGGTACCGGGACCGCAAGGAGTGGAGTGAACTGCGGGCCCGCAACGAAAAGTGGCTGGCCCCCTGGGAAGCCTCCAACCCGGTACCCGGCGGCGGGCTGCCCGACTACCGGCAGATGGTGCGCTCGCTCAAGGCGCAGGCCGCCCAGGCCACGGCGCTGCCCTTCGTCATCGCGGCCTGGACCCCGGGCTTCAAGGAACCCGTGATCGTGGGGCAGCTGACGGTCTCCTCGATTGTCTGGGGTTCGGCCATGATGGCCACGCTCGGGTATTGGGTGGACCAGGACCGCGCGGGCCAGGGCATCGCCCCGACGGCTGTGGCGATGGCTACGGACTACTGTTTCCGTACCCTGGGGCTGCACCGAATGGAAATCAACATCCGCCCGGAAAACCGTCCCAGCCTGCGCGTGGTGGAGAAACTCGGGTTCCGCGACGAGGGATACCGCCCGCGTTTCCTGCATATCAACGGGCAGTGGGCGGACCATCGCAGCTTCGCTTTGACAGCGGAGGAAGTGCCCGAGGGGCTCCTGGCGCGGTGGCTGGAAAACCGCCCGGCGTAG
- the galU gene encoding UTP--glucose-1-phosphate uridylyltransferase GalU, with amino-acid sequence MITPNASVRKAVIPAAGLGTRFLPATKAMPKEMLPVVDKPAIQYVVEEAVNVGLNDILMITGRNKRALEDHFDRVPTLEATLEAKGDTAKLESIQAASNLGDIHYVRQGDPMGLGHAVLRAKQHVGHEPFAVLLGDDLIDARDELLSTMIEVQAKTGGSVVALIEVNPSQISAYGCADVEAVEGEEYVRIKQLVEKPDVDEAPSNLAIIGRYVLHPAVFEVLERTEPGRGGEIQLTDALQELSAGEGEGYGVYGVVFRGRRYDTGDKLSYLKACVQLACDSEDLGPGLRDWLPGFASSLTK; translated from the coding sequence GTGATTACACCCAACGCCTCCGTTCGCAAGGCCGTCATCCCCGCAGCGGGCCTCGGCACCCGTTTCCTTCCCGCCACCAAGGCGATGCCAAAGGAAATGCTGCCCGTCGTGGACAAGCCTGCCATTCAGTACGTCGTCGAGGAAGCCGTCAACGTGGGCCTCAATGACATCCTGATGATCACCGGACGCAACAAGCGGGCCCTTGAGGACCACTTCGACCGCGTGCCCACCCTGGAGGCAACGCTGGAGGCCAAGGGTGACACCGCCAAGCTGGAATCCATCCAGGCCGCCAGCAACCTCGGCGACATCCACTACGTCCGCCAGGGCGACCCGATGGGCCTCGGCCACGCGGTGCTGCGTGCCAAGCAGCACGTCGGCCACGAACCGTTCGCCGTCCTGCTCGGTGATGACCTCATCGACGCCCGCGACGAACTGCTCAGCACCATGATCGAGGTCCAGGCCAAGACCGGCGGCTCCGTCGTCGCCCTGATCGAGGTCAACCCCTCCCAGATCAGCGCGTACGGCTGCGCCGACGTCGAGGCCGTCGAGGGCGAGGAATACGTCCGGATCAAGCAGCTCGTGGAGAAGCCCGACGTCGACGAGGCGCCCTCCAACCTGGCCATCATCGGCCGCTACGTCCTGCACCCGGCGGTGTTCGAGGTCCTCGAGCGCACCGAGCCCGGCCGCGGCGGCGAAATCCAGCTCACCGACGCCCTCCAGGAACTCTCCGCCGGCGAGGGGGAAGGCTACGGCGTGTACGGCGTGGTCTTCCGCGGCCGCCGCTACGACACCGGGGACAAGCTCAGCTACCTCAAGGCCTGCGTCCAGCTCGCCTGCGACAGCGAGGACCTGGGCCCCGGCCTGCGCGACTGGCTGCCCGGGTTCGCCTCCAGCCTGACCAAATAA
- a CDS encoding 5-formyltetrahydrofolate cyclo-ligase produces the protein MSTKDEIRSRHRQGRAGLSQSELDAAGAAIARHGLAWASGLADGGKRTFAAYLGVGSEPPTLPLLAALHDAGHRVLLPVCEPALVLSWVYWTPASEFVRSRYAPIQEPVGARFDTSVMLGVAGIFLPATALDRDGNRIGQGGGYYDKFLAALADLPWGVPVSGAGPLPTAAIVYDPEVLAAGSIPVESFDRKVAAALTPGGLRRLSALP, from the coding sequence ATGAGCACCAAGGACGAGATCCGCTCCCGCCACCGGCAGGGCCGGGCCGGGCTCTCTCAGTCCGAGCTGGACGCCGCCGGAGCGGCAATCGCCCGCCACGGGCTCGCCTGGGCATCCGGGCTGGCCGACGGCGGGAAGCGCACCTTCGCGGCCTACCTCGGCGTCGGCTCCGAACCTCCCACCTTGCCCCTTCTGGCCGCGCTGCACGACGCCGGCCACCGGGTACTGCTTCCGGTCTGCGAACCGGCCCTGGTGCTGAGCTGGGTGTATTGGACCCCGGCCTCCGAGTTTGTCCGGAGCCGATACGCCCCCATCCAGGAGCCTGTCGGCGCCCGGTTCGATACCTCCGTCATGCTCGGCGTGGCCGGGATCTTCCTGCCGGCCACGGCCCTGGACCGCGACGGCAACAGGATCGGCCAGGGCGGGGGTTACTACGACAAGTTCCTGGCCGCCCTCGCGGACCTGCCGTGGGGCGTCCCGGTGTCCGGGGCCGGTCCGCTGCCGACAGCGGCCATCGTGTACGACCCAGAGGTGTTGGCCGCCGGCAGCATTCCCGTGGAATCCTTCGACCGGAAGGTTGCCGCCGCGCTGACCCCGGGAGGCCTCCGCCGGCTTTCCGCGCTACCCTAG
- a CDS encoding FmdB family zinc ribbon protein, with translation MPTYAYACKDCSHAFEIVQSFTDSSLTSCPECEGTLRKKFNSVGVVFKGSGFYRTDSRDSKGSAVAPAAAPAAPAASASAAAS, from the coding sequence GTGCCCACGTATGCATACGCTTGCAAGGACTGCAGCCACGCTTTCGAGATCGTGCAGTCCTTCACGGATAGCTCGCTGACGTCCTGCCCCGAGTGCGAGGGGACCCTGCGCAAGAAGTTCAACAGCGTCGGCGTCGTCTTCAAGGGATCCGGTTTTTACCGGACCGATTCCCGCGACTCCAAGGGCAGCGCTGTGGCCCCTGCAGCCGCCCCGGCAGCACCCGCCGCTTCGGCTTCCGCCGCCGCCAGCTAG
- a CDS encoding Flp pilus assembly protein CpaB translates to MQQLTPAPDATVSAWAAAKDLPAGRVLAPSDLVAIQVPPGVLPGGTPDQTVMEGKQLAVALRKGQLLADSLLVGPGLLAGSPPGAAAVPLRMADPASIQLVSPGQLINVVMTSGSGPEQAAPSQLLASAVPVLWTSARGGRAGQWLDTAETDGLIVVAADPDQAGRLAGASTQGKLFFVLVGSRSGSGSG, encoded by the coding sequence GTGCAGCAACTGACGCCCGCACCGGATGCAACTGTTTCGGCGTGGGCCGCGGCCAAGGATCTCCCGGCCGGCAGGGTGCTGGCACCTTCCGACCTCGTCGCCATCCAGGTCCCGCCCGGGGTACTCCCCGGCGGCACCCCCGACCAGACCGTAATGGAGGGCAAACAGCTCGCCGTTGCCCTTCGGAAGGGCCAGCTCCTGGCGGACTCCCTACTTGTCGGACCGGGGCTGCTGGCCGGCAGCCCGCCGGGCGCGGCCGCCGTGCCGCTTCGGATGGCCGACCCCGCCTCCATCCAACTGGTCTCCCCTGGCCAGCTCATCAATGTGGTGATGACCAGCGGCAGCGGCCCGGAGCAGGCCGCGCCGTCCCAGCTGCTCGCCTCGGCGGTTCCGGTGCTGTGGACTTCCGCCCGCGGCGGCAGGGCCGGCCAGTGGCTCGACACCGCAGAAACCGACGGGCTGATCGTGGTGGCGGCAGACCCGGACCAGGCCGGGCGACTCGCCGGGGCATCCACGCAGGGCAAGTTGTTCTTTGTCCTGGTCGGGTCCCGGTCCGGGTCCGGGTCCGGGTAG
- a CDS encoding DUF4011 domain-containing protein, with product MSVGQGHPEGSEEFRKWLSGLKPVTGADTMLRFTKTPEGSIDLTHAHPSGLAQLMAGRRTRLSTLIRDRQQYVVAARASRNLRSKIFELANDRGIDAGYLSAGTVVWTSAVGGKPQRVSAPVMLTAVSLTVRPGEDDYELQLTEQARINPALIRHLKTIHGIVFDVNAVTRMAYSTARYDPQPVLDRLGTLIQSIHGADIEHNLLVSTFADLSGNLDDPWINQHNPLVAALGRAAAGTPVDVPELKEGRFPSTDERSPADELLLLDADTDQQYVVDAVRAGDSLVVSSPPGTGQTQTAINTIGALVDEGKSVLVVGDRRASLGEISAQLESLGLESLLVQLAGNSTPLQLKGQLVRAIVRNEKSLEPQLKNLHSTLTEHRHALMDHVASLHNVRQRWGCSPYEAMQSLAALTAIHPAPATTVRLKRSVLDSIRDREELAGRLRRAAELGSFSRASTMSPWHGARLLTRKETQEAQQVARSVAEKLPQLRERMSGVAEHAEIRLGETFAEWGDQIDLLVAVRESLDKFTPDIFDRPVHDLISATAPSAWRRERNIDMPSMQRSRLRRVAKEYVRPGVHIADLHSSLVLVQDQRATWAEYATTQRHPAVPSGLAEITALYRELEAELAELGAAVRHTRAGGAVHETPYNELVERLERLVADTGTLETLPERTLLVENMREHGLGELLADLAEREVPAESVAAELELAWWQSALEAMISGDDYLAMSDGDALRQLEAEYRLADNAHIASGAARLRWKLAERWRAALTEHPRQAELLRSLLKDGRVTPAALTAQSPELVPRLVPVWSVSPYLLTTLLPAEQRFDAVVILDAEATSLQAVLPAVARSRQVIAFGDDKIASPRSFSVGVERLAAGENPHQRVDSAYQALTAVLPVWKLRTVYRAVDEDLVRQLSKGFYAGELRRLPEGQSATGLDRALTVEYLPDGTGLPSADHDGVESVVAEVNRVVELVFEHARLRPRTSLAVVTGSLRHAARIGEAIRLQLPNYPLLGSFFTAGDESFRVVDLERAQGLVRDRVIFSPGYGRTPHGRALHSLGPLSADGGRAKFALAMTRARRSLHVLSCFRPEDLDVSRLSHGAVDFYELLDREIAGNSDLGSPASRAAASEQALGADPLVADLGDRLRARGARVWHQYDGVLDMVAAADPMHTIGQDDAEIPSPVAIESDGTERYRRMSVRERSRLRPQLLERMGWRYMPLWTIEVFTDPSACADRIGGYLGLEKPVAASRLRSSPGFSDDIENLSVEDGRHSYGGSAAAPQGWSADGDRGQETAIGNKEAGGMSADGDNQNNNTRGGDRDQSVADATSPDVPAREAVPAEMRQRSAAEGVLPNKAAEDDPRRWGDQPGSYDHDAWLQEQKPPHWG from the coding sequence GTGTCAGTTGGTCAAGGCCACCCCGAGGGCTCCGAGGAGTTCAGGAAATGGCTGTCGGGTCTCAAGCCCGTCACCGGAGCAGACACCATGCTGCGTTTCACGAAAACGCCCGAAGGCTCCATTGACCTGACGCACGCCCATCCCTCCGGCCTGGCCCAGTTGATGGCCGGGCGCCGGACCCGCCTGTCCACCCTGATCCGGGACCGCCAGCAGTACGTCGTCGCGGCGCGCGCGTCGCGCAACCTCCGCTCCAAGATCTTCGAGCTCGCCAACGACCGGGGCATCGACGCCGGCTACCTCTCGGCCGGAACCGTCGTCTGGACCTCCGCCGTCGGCGGCAAGCCCCAGCGCGTGTCCGCGCCGGTCATGCTCACCGCCGTTTCCCTGACCGTCCGCCCCGGCGAGGACGACTACGAACTGCAGCTCACCGAACAGGCCCGGATCAACCCCGCCCTGATCCGGCACCTGAAGACCATCCACGGGATCGTCTTCGACGTCAATGCAGTGACCCGGATGGCCTACAGCACGGCCCGGTACGACCCGCAGCCGGTCCTGGACCGCCTTGGCACCCTGATCCAGTCGATCCACGGCGCGGACATCGAGCACAACCTCCTGGTCTCCACGTTCGCCGACCTCTCCGGGAACCTGGACGACCCCTGGATCAACCAGCACAACCCGCTCGTGGCCGCGCTCGGACGGGCCGCCGCCGGCACTCCGGTGGATGTCCCCGAGCTCAAGGAAGGGCGCTTCCCGAGCACCGATGAACGCAGCCCGGCCGACGAACTCCTGCTGCTCGACGCCGACACGGACCAGCAGTATGTCGTGGACGCCGTCCGTGCCGGTGACTCCCTGGTGGTCAGCAGCCCGCCCGGGACCGGCCAGACGCAGACCGCCATCAACACCATCGGCGCCCTCGTCGACGAGGGCAAAAGCGTCCTGGTGGTCGGCGACCGGCGGGCCAGCCTCGGTGAGATCTCGGCCCAACTGGAGTCACTCGGGCTCGAGTCGCTGCTCGTCCAACTCGCCGGCAACTCCACGCCGCTGCAGCTCAAGGGCCAGCTGGTCCGGGCGATCGTCCGGAACGAAAAGTCGCTGGAACCGCAGCTGAAGAACCTGCACTCCACGCTGACCGAGCACCGGCACGCCCTCATGGACCACGTCGCATCCCTGCACAACGTGCGCCAGCGCTGGGGGTGCTCGCCGTACGAGGCCATGCAGTCCCTCGCGGCGCTGACCGCCATCCACCCGGCGCCGGCCACCACGGTCCGGCTCAAGCGCAGCGTGCTGGACAGCATCCGGGACCGCGAGGAACTGGCAGGACGGCTCCGCCGCGCCGCCGAGCTGGGCAGCTTCAGCCGCGCCTCGACCATGAGCCCGTGGCACGGCGCCCGGCTGCTGACCCGCAAGGAGACCCAGGAAGCCCAGCAGGTGGCCCGCTCCGTCGCGGAAAAACTCCCGCAGCTGCGCGAACGCATGAGCGGCGTCGCCGAGCACGCGGAGATCCGGCTCGGCGAAACCTTCGCCGAGTGGGGCGACCAGATCGACCTGCTCGTCGCGGTCCGCGAAAGCCTGGACAAGTTCACCCCGGACATCTTCGACCGGCCGGTCCACGACCTCATCTCCGCCACCGCCCCGTCCGCGTGGCGCCGCGAGCGGAACATCGATATGCCCTCGATGCAGCGCTCCCGGCTGCGCCGCGTGGCCAAGGAGTACGTCCGGCCCGGTGTGCACATCGCGGACCTCCACAGCTCGCTGGTGCTGGTCCAGGACCAGCGGGCCACCTGGGCCGAGTACGCCACCACCCAGCGGCACCCGGCCGTGCCGTCCGGGCTCGCCGAGATCACGGCCCTCTACCGGGAGCTGGAGGCCGAGCTGGCTGAGCTCGGTGCGGCCGTGCGGCACACCCGCGCCGGGGGAGCCGTGCACGAGACCCCGTACAACGAACTGGTCGAGCGACTGGAGCGGCTGGTCGCGGACACCGGCACGCTGGAAACGCTGCCCGAGCGGACGCTCCTGGTGGAGAACATGCGCGAGCACGGCCTGGGCGAACTGCTCGCCGACCTGGCCGAGCGCGAGGTGCCGGCCGAGTCGGTGGCGGCGGAGCTTGAGCTGGCCTGGTGGCAGTCCGCGCTGGAAGCCATGATCAGCGGGGACGACTACCTCGCCATGTCCGACGGCGATGCGCTGCGCCAGCTCGAGGCGGAGTACCGCCTCGCGGACAACGCCCACATCGCCAGCGGCGCGGCCCGGCTGCGCTGGAAACTGGCCGAACGCTGGCGTGCCGCCCTGACCGAGCACCCCCGGCAGGCCGAGCTGCTGCGCAGCCTGCTGAAGGACGGACGGGTCACGCCGGCGGCGCTGACCGCGCAATCGCCCGAGCTTGTGCCCAGACTGGTGCCGGTCTGGTCCGTCAGCCCGTACCTGCTGACCACCCTGCTGCCGGCCGAGCAGCGCTTCGACGCGGTGGTGATCCTGGACGCCGAGGCGACATCCCTGCAGGCTGTACTGCCCGCCGTCGCCCGGTCCCGGCAGGTCATCGCGTTTGGCGACGACAAAATCGCCAGCCCGCGCAGCTTCTCGGTGGGCGTCGAGCGGCTCGCCGCCGGCGAGAACCCGCACCAGCGCGTGGACAGCGCGTACCAGGCCCTGACCGCGGTCCTGCCGGTCTGGAAACTCAGGACGGTCTACCGTGCCGTCGACGAGGACCTCGTGCGGCAGCTGAGCAAGGGTTTCTACGCCGGCGAACTCCGCCGTCTTCCCGAGGGCCAGTCCGCCACCGGCCTGGACCGGGCACTGACGGTGGAATACCTGCCGGACGGGACCGGCCTGCCGAGTGCGGACCACGACGGCGTCGAATCGGTCGTCGCCGAGGTGAACCGTGTGGTGGAACTGGTCTTCGAGCACGCACGGCTCCGGCCGCGCACCTCGCTCGCCGTGGTCACCGGAAGCCTGCGGCACGCGGCCCGGATCGGCGAGGCCATCCGGCTGCAGCTGCCCAACTACCCGCTGCTGGGCAGCTTCTTTACCGCCGGAGACGAGTCCTTCCGCGTGGTGGACCTGGAGCGGGCGCAAGGCCTGGTCCGGGACCGCGTCATCTTCTCGCCCGGTTACGGCCGCACCCCCCACGGCCGCGCGCTGCACAGCCTCGGCCCGCTTTCGGCCGACGGCGGCCGCGCCAAGTTCGCCCTCGCGATGACCCGGGCGCGGCGGTCGCTTCACGTGCTCAGCTGCTTCCGCCCGGAAGACCTGGACGTCAGCCGGCTCAGCCACGGCGCGGTGGACTTCTACGAGCTCCTGGACCGCGAAATTGCCGGCAACTCGGATCTGGGCAGCCCGGCATCCCGGGCCGCGGCCAGCGAACAAGCCCTGGGCGCCGACCCGCTGGTGGCAGACCTCGGCGACCGGCTCCGGGCCCGCGGGGCGCGGGTCTGGCACCAGTACGACGGGGTCCTCGACATGGTGGCCGCGGCAGACCCGATGCACACGATCGGGCAGGACGACGCCGAGATTCCCAGCCCGGTGGCCATCGAGTCCGACGGCACCGAGCGGTACCGGCGGATGAGCGTGCGTGAGCGCAGCCGTCTCCGTCCGCAGCTGCTGGAGCGTATGGGCTGGCGCTACATGCCACTATGGACCATAGAGGTGTTTACGGATCCGTCGGCTTGCGCGGACCGGATCGGCGGCTACCTCGGCCTGGAGAAGCCCGTGGCAGCCAGCCGCTTGCGCAGCTCGCCGGGCTTTTCCGACGACATTGAAAACCTGAGCGTCGAGGACGGGCGGCACAGCTACGGCGGATCCGCCGCGGCGCCCCAGGGGTGGTCCGCGGACGGTGACCGCGGGCAGGAAACAGCTATAGGCAACAAGGAGGCCGGCGGCATGAGCGCAGACGGCGACAACCAGAACAACAACACCCGCGGTGGCGACCGGGACCAGAGCGTTGCAGACGCGACGTCTCCGGATGTCCCCGCCCGGGAAGCGGTGCCGGCCGAGATGCGGCAGCGATCGGCCGCCGAGGGAGTGCTGCCCAACAAAGCCGCAGAGGACGATCCCCGGCGCTGGGGCGACCAGCCCGGCAGCTATGACCATGACGCCTGGTTGCAGGAACAAAAGCCTCCGCACTGGGGCTGA
- the guaA gene encoding glutamine-hydrolyzing GMP synthase has translation MTTPTASQTSHRPVLVVDYGAQYAQLIARRVREANVYSEVVPHTYSTEQLLAKNPAAIILSGGPASVYAEGAPSVGADLFEAGIPVFGICYGFQAMANALGGKVARTGLREYGSTETTVLGEGRSILEGMPQHQSTWMSHGDSVHEAPEGFEVLATTAGADVAAFANEEKCLYGVQWHPEVKHSAYGQQVLENFLFKGAKLEPNWTTGNILDEQVERIREQIGDARVICGLSGGVDSAVAAALVQRAVGDQLTCVFVDHGLLREGEAEQVERDFVAATGVKLYVANEQERFQAALAGVSDPETKRKIIGREFIRAFEEAELAIIAEAAAHGEKIKFLVQGTLYPDVVESGGGEGAANIKSHHNVGGLPEDLQFELVEPLRALFKDEVRAVGAQLGLPQEIVGRQPFPGPGLGIRIVGEVTKERLDLLRKADAIARAELTAAGLDNEVWQMPVVLLADVRSVGVMGDGRTYGHPIVLRPVSSEDAMTADWSRLPYDLLARISNRITNEVEGVNRVVLDVTSKPPGTIEWE, from the coding sequence GTGACCACTCCCACTGCATCCCAGACGTCCCACAGGCCGGTGCTGGTTGTTGACTACGGTGCCCAGTACGCGCAGCTGATTGCCCGCCGCGTCCGGGAAGCGAATGTGTATTCGGAAGTCGTTCCGCATACCTACAGCACCGAGCAGCTGCTGGCCAAGAACCCGGCCGCCATCATTCTCTCCGGCGGCCCCGCAAGCGTCTACGCCGAAGGCGCCCCGAGCGTGGGCGCTGACCTGTTCGAGGCCGGGATCCCGGTGTTCGGCATCTGCTACGGCTTCCAGGCCATGGCCAACGCCCTGGGTGGCAAGGTGGCCCGGACGGGCCTGCGGGAGTACGGTTCCACCGAGACCACCGTCCTCGGCGAGGGCCGCTCCATTCTTGAGGGCATGCCGCAGCACCAGAGCACCTGGATGAGCCACGGCGACTCCGTCCACGAGGCCCCGGAGGGCTTCGAGGTGCTCGCGACGACGGCGGGCGCAGATGTGGCCGCCTTCGCCAACGAAGAGAAGTGCCTCTACGGCGTGCAGTGGCACCCCGAGGTGAAGCACTCCGCCTACGGCCAGCAGGTCCTGGAGAACTTCCTGTTCAAGGGCGCCAAGCTGGAACCCAACTGGACCACGGGTAACATCCTCGACGAGCAGGTTGAACGGATCCGCGAGCAGATCGGTGACGCCCGGGTGATCTGCGGGCTCTCCGGCGGCGTCGACTCCGCCGTGGCCGCGGCCCTTGTCCAGCGCGCCGTCGGCGACCAGCTGACCTGCGTCTTCGTGGACCACGGACTGCTGCGGGAAGGCGAAGCCGAACAGGTCGAACGCGACTTCGTGGCCGCCACCGGCGTCAAGCTGTACGTCGCCAATGAGCAGGAACGCTTCCAGGCCGCCCTGGCCGGCGTGAGCGACCCCGAGACCAAGCGGAAGATCATCGGCCGCGAATTCATCCGCGCCTTCGAGGAAGCAGAACTGGCCATCATCGCGGAGGCCGCGGCGCACGGCGAGAAGATCAAGTTCCTCGTCCAGGGCACCCTCTACCCCGACGTCGTCGAATCCGGCGGCGGCGAGGGCGCAGCGAACATCAAGAGCCACCACAATGTGGGCGGCCTGCCGGAAGACCTGCAGTTCGAACTCGTTGAGCCGCTGCGCGCGCTGTTCAAGGACGAGGTCCGCGCCGTCGGCGCCCAGCTCGGCCTGCCGCAGGAAATCGTCGGCCGCCAGCCCTTCCCGGGCCCGGGCCTCGGCATCCGTATCGTCGGCGAAGTGACCAAGGAACGGCTGGACCTGCTCCGGAAGGCCGACGCCATCGCCCGCGCCGAGCTGACCGCCGCCGGCCTCGACAACGAGGTCTGGCAGATGCCGGTCGTGCTGCTGGCAGACGTCCGCAGCGTCGGCGTGATGGGCGACGGCCGCACCTACGGCCACCCGATCGTGCTGCGCCCGGTGTCCTCCGAAGACGCCATGACGGCCGACTGGTCGCGGCTGCCCTACGATCTCCTGGCCCGGATCTCGAACCGGATCACCAACGAGGTGGAGGGCGTCAACCGCGTCGTGCTGGACGTCACCAGCAAGCCGCCGGGAACCATCGAGTGGGAATAG
- a CDS encoding DUF3817 domain-containing protein, producing the protein MIEPKPAIQPQQPHGTGTPGGRKRRFGGTEAQIRSALKFYKVLAYLTGSMLLLLCAELIARYVFGHYLFAGGTNAVTGQPFGFGFTDAEPPGVIGGVNVSVAVLIVHGWMYVVYLMSNFRLWSLMRWPFAKLIILALGGVVPFLSFFVEKKFHAEVEAELAANPQAPQRY; encoded by the coding sequence ATGATCGAGCCCAAGCCGGCCATCCAGCCGCAGCAGCCCCACGGAACGGGAACTCCCGGCGGCCGGAAGCGCCGCTTCGGCGGCACCGAGGCGCAGATCCGCTCCGCCCTCAAGTTCTACAAGGTGCTCGCGTACCTGACGGGCTCCATGCTGCTCCTGCTCTGCGCCGAGCTGATCGCCCGCTACGTCTTTGGCCACTACCTCTTCGCTGGCGGCACGAATGCCGTCACCGGCCAGCCGTTCGGCTTCGGCTTCACCGACGCCGAGCCGCCCGGGGTGATCGGGGGAGTGAACGTTTCGGTCGCGGTGCTGATTGTGCACGGCTGGATGTACGTCGTCTACCTGATGTCCAACTTCCGGCTCTGGTCGCTCATGCGCTGGCCTTTTGCCAAGCTCATCATCCTGGCCCTCGGCGGCGTCGTGCCGTTCCTGTCCTTCTTTGTGGAGAAGAAGTTCCATGCCGAGGTGGAGGCCGAACTCGCGGCCAACCCGCAGGCGCCGCAGCGCTACTGA
- a CDS encoding SURF1 family protein, protein MLKTALKPRWIAGLVLALVISGVFVLLSQWQFGRSTRAEVPVSTGTEEPRPLTSVLKPGQFFPGSVADQVVTVTGSYDPQKQVLVPGRIHDGAKGFWIVSAFAVQGAPALSGAGASAQTWIPVARGWVADAADASAPPSGSIELTGRLIPSEAPVPNTDAGPGRASAVSVAELINLWDVSSYPGFVAASAERSAGADVAASGAIKPLAIGPQPPAQTVNWLNLFYAAEWVVFAGFALFIWWRLVKDDYRRGLEDAQDEEAARLAAAGSHGDLHSSETDPHPIEPRVQP, encoded by the coding sequence GTGCTGAAAACCGCCCTCAAACCCCGCTGGATCGCAGGCCTCGTGCTTGCGCTCGTGATCTCCGGGGTCTTTGTGCTGCTGAGCCAGTGGCAGTTCGGCCGCTCCACGCGGGCCGAGGTACCGGTTTCCACCGGGACTGAGGAGCCCCGCCCGCTGACCTCGGTCCTGAAGCCCGGACAGTTCTTTCCCGGCTCGGTGGCCGACCAAGTGGTTACCGTCACCGGAAGCTACGATCCGCAGAAGCAGGTCCTTGTGCCCGGTCGGATCCACGACGGCGCCAAGGGGTTCTGGATCGTCTCCGCCTTCGCCGTGCAAGGCGCCCCGGCCCTGTCCGGCGCCGGAGCTTCGGCGCAGACCTGGATTCCGGTGGCCCGCGGCTGGGTGGCCGACGCCGCGGACGCCTCAGCGCCGCCGTCGGGCTCCATTGAACTGACCGGCCGGCTCATCCCGTCCGAGGCGCCGGTACCCAACACCGACGCCGGACCCGGCCGCGCCAGCGCCGTCTCGGTCGCGGAGCTCATCAACCTTTGGGACGTCAGCAGCTACCCCGGCTTCGTCGCCGCCAGCGCCGAGCGCTCCGCCGGGGCGGATGTGGCGGCCTCCGGCGCCATCAAGCCGCTGGCGATCGGTCCGCAGCCGCCGGCGCAGACGGTGAACTGGCTCAACCTGTTCTACGCCGCCGAATGGGTGGTCTTCGCCGGCTTTGCGCTCTTCATCTGGTGGCGCCTGGTCAAGGACGACTACCGCCGCGGCCTCGAAGACGCCCAGGACGAAGAGGCCGCCCGGCTCGCCGCCGCGGGCAGTCACGGTGACCTTCATTCTTCCGAAACCGACCCGCATCCCATCGAACCGAGAGTGCAACCATGA
- a CDS encoding PTS sugar transporter subunit IIA produces MAEPLDRYDADLTTPQMVVLELDAKDKFDAAAQLAQRMYDAGRISDLEGFLGHVNAREHQLATGLPGGVGLPHARSEFVSRTSIAVGITKYGKALDFGAADGPATVVLLIATPASSFSDHLEVLATLARSLSKESFRESLRRAYDPEVISELINSSLVFFDH; encoded by the coding sequence TTGGCGGAACCACTGGACCGGTACGATGCCGACCTCACCACGCCGCAAATGGTGGTCCTGGAGCTGGACGCGAAGGACAAGTTCGACGCGGCGGCGCAGCTCGCGCAGCGGATGTATGACGCCGGCCGGATCTCGGACCTCGAGGGATTCCTCGGCCACGTCAACGCCCGCGAGCACCAGCTGGCAACCGGCCTGCCCGGCGGCGTCGGGCTGCCCCACGCCCGCAGCGAGTTTGTCTCCCGGACCTCGATCGCGGTCGGCATCACGAAGTACGGCAAAGCGCTGGACTTCGGCGCCGCCGACGGACCGGCCACGGTGGTCCTGCTGATTGCGACCCCGGCCAGTTCTTTCTCGGACCACCTGGAGGTCCTCGCCACCCTGGCGCGCTCGCTGTCGAAGGAGTCCTTCCGGGAGTCCCTCCGCCGCGCCTACGACCCCGAGGTGATCTCCGAACTGATCAACTCGTCCCTGGTGTTCTTCGATCACTGA